CGCTGGAACGCTACCTAGGCACCTCGCTCTCGGCCTTCGACGTGCGCAAGATTCCGATACGGTCTGGGCATCGCCAGTGCTTCTGGAGACAGAACTGCGTCGCCGTTGGTTTGTCCGCGGGCTTTCTAGAGCCCTTGGAGGCCTCTGCGTTGGTATTGGTGGAGCTGTCGGCGACGATGCTCGCCGAGCAACTGCCCGCCACGCGCGGGGTGATGGACATCGTGGCGCGGCGTTTCAACGATACGTTCTCCTATCGGTGGGATCGCATCATCGATTTCCTCAAGCTGCATTACCTGCTCAGCCAGCGGGAAGACTCCACCTTCTGGATCGATAACCGAGACCCTGCTTCCGTCCCTGAAAGTCTGCAGGAGCTCATGACGCTGTGGCGCCATCACTCGCCATACAACCACGACTTCACTAGCAATAACGAGGTATTTCCCGCCGCCAGCTACCAATACGTGCTGTACGGTATGGGCTTCCGCTCTGAGACCTCGTCTAGAGTGCAGATGCTGCGCGATGGTGGCGTCGCCGATGCGTTGTTTCGTAAGAATCGCGAAGCGATCGAGCGTAGCGGGAGCATGCTGCCGTCGAACCGCGAGCTGCTCACGCGCATTCGCGACTACGGCTTACAACCCGTATAGCTTGGGGAGGTTTCATGGTCAGATTAGTGGCGTTGGACAGCGTGGTTCACCGGGATCTACGGATCGATCCGCACGCCGTGGTGGATGCGGTGGCCCGCGAGCGCACGGTGCCCGTGGCGGTGTGTGAGTTCGCCAAGGTCGCCACCCAACATCCGATCGTGTTCACCAAGAGTGCAGCGACGGGCCGCTTTGTCGCCGTCGCGATGATGGGATTTGAGGAAGGCGAGAACTTGCTCGTTGAACAGGGCGAGTGGCAGGGTGCCTACATCCCTCTGAACCTTGCTCGCCAACCCTTCTTTCTTGGCCACGACTCGGCCTCTGAAGGCGCCCCTTCCCACTACACTGTCTGCGTGGACATGGACAGCGCGGCGATCTGCTCGGAGCCCGATCCCGGTCGCACCCTGCGGGTGTTTGAAGAGGACGGTGACACAACCGACTACTACAAGCGAACCCGCGAGATGTTGCTCGGGCTGCTCGCCGACGGAGCAGTCGCGACCACGCTTATCGATACGCTTCTCGAAT
This region of Pseudomonadota bacterium genomic DNA includes:
- a CDS encoding tryptophan 7-halogenase, whose protein sequence is LERYLGTSLSAFDVRKIPIRSGHRQCFWRQNCVAVGLSAGFLEPLEASALVLVELSATMLAEQLPATRGVMDIVARRFNDTFSYRWDRIIDFLKLHYLLSQREDSTFWIDNRDPASVPESLQELMTLWRHHSPYNHDFTSNNEVFPAASYQYVLYGMGFRSETSSRVQMLRDGGVADALFRKNREAIERSGSMLPSNRELLTRIRDYGLQPV
- a CDS encoding SapC family protein, yielding MVRLVALDSVVHRDLRIDPHAVVDAVARERTVPVAVCEFAKVATQHPIVFTKSAATGRFVAVAMMGFEEGENLLVEQGEWQGAYIPLNLARQPFFLGHDSASEGAPSHYTVCVDMDSAAICSEPDPGRTLRVFEEDGDTTDYYKRTREMLLGLLADGAVATTLIDTLLEYKLLTPIQLDITLRSEASMHIDGLYTVDESALDAASGEMLAALQRRGLLKALYTIIVSLEQIPALIERKNRRPSSLRASG